The following nucleotide sequence is from Candidatus Zixiibacteriota bacterium.
CATAGGGAACGAAATCACCTATCGGAGCGCTCTGTTCAAAAGCCTTGGCAATTTCCCAAGGCAGACCCTTTTTCTTCAGGTCCGCCTGAACATCCCTTAGGGTCAAATCCAGACCAACGGTTACTGCAGATACAAAAGAAATCGCCTCCTCTTCCCTCACTACTCTCCCCTCGCTACCGATTTTGACCACTATCTCGACCTCGTGATGAAGCTCCTTCCCGTGCTTGGGAAAATGAATCTTCTCCCGCGGTCCGATTAAACATGTTGCTGGCTTAATAAAAAAAACGGGCTTGGTGGGTACAGTGTTTGACAGCTCCTGAA
It contains:
- a CDS encoding fumarylacetoacetate hydrolase family protein; translation: MVKDKLNCPRLFCIGRNYTEHIQELSNTVPTKPVFFIKPATCLIGPREKIHFPKHGKELHHEVEIVVKIGSEGRVVREEEAISFVSAVTVGLDLTLRDVQADLKKKGLPWEIAKAFEQSAPIGDFVPYDKSVELNNISFGCKVNGIERQTGNSRDMIFSIPRLLVELSKIWVLHEGDLIYTGTPSGVGPLTIGDTIEIESELTGSFSWSIVE